The following proteins come from a genomic window of Pseudomonas putida:
- the ftsH gene encoding ATP-dependent zinc metalloprotease FtsH, with product MAKNLILWLIIAAVLVTVMNNFSSPNEPQTLNYSDFIQQVKDGKVERVTVDGYIITGKRADGDSFKTVRPAITDNGLIGDLVDNNVVVEGKQPEQQSIWTQLLVASFPILVIIAVFMFFMRQMQGGAGGKGGPMSFGKSKARLLSEDQVKTTLADVAGCDEAKEEVGELVEFLRDPGKFQRLGGRIPRGVLMVGPPGTGKTLLAKAIAGEAKVPFFTISGSDFVEMFVGVGASRVRDMFEQAKKHAPCIIFIDEIDAVGRHRGAGMGGGHDEREQTLNQLLVEMDGFEMNDGIIVIAATNRPDVLDPALLRPGRFDRQVVVGLPDIRGREQILKVHMRKVPIGENVNPAVIARGTPGFSGADLANLVNEASLFAARSNKRLVEMKEFELAKDKIMMGAERKTMVMSEKEKQNTAYHEAGHAIVGRLVPEHDPVYKVSIIPRGRALGVTMFLPEEDRYSLSKRALISQICSLYGGRIAEEMTLGFDGVTTGASNDIMRASQIARNMVTKWGLSEKLGPLMYAEEEGEVFLGRSAGSQHASVSGETAKLIDSEVRSIIDQCYATAKQLLTDNRDKLDAMAEALMKYETIDADQIDDIMSGRTPREPRDWDDDKTSGTPAAQNDRPESPIGGPAAQH from the coding sequence ATGGCAAAGAATCTGATCCTGTGGTTGATCATCGCAGCTGTCCTGGTGACAGTGATGAACAACTTCTCCAGCCCTAACGAGCCGCAGACCCTCAACTACTCCGACTTCATCCAGCAGGTCAAGGATGGCAAGGTCGAGCGTGTGACCGTCGACGGCTACATCATTACCGGCAAGCGCGCCGACGGCGACAGCTTCAAGACCGTTCGCCCGGCCATTACCGATAACGGCCTGATCGGCGACCTGGTCGACAATAACGTGGTCGTCGAAGGCAAGCAGCCTGAGCAGCAGAGCATCTGGACTCAGCTGCTGGTGGCGAGCTTCCCGATCCTGGTGATCATTGCCGTGTTCATGTTCTTCATGCGCCAGATGCAGGGCGGCGCTGGCGGCAAGGGCGGGCCGATGAGCTTCGGCAAGAGCAAGGCGCGCCTGCTGTCCGAGGACCAGGTCAAGACCACTTTGGCTGACGTTGCAGGGTGCGACGAGGCCAAGGAAGAAGTCGGCGAGCTGGTCGAGTTTCTGCGCGACCCGGGCAAGTTCCAGCGCTTGGGTGGCCGCATCCCGCGTGGTGTGCTGATGGTTGGCCCGCCGGGTACCGGTAAGACCTTGCTGGCCAAGGCCATTGCTGGCGAAGCCAAGGTGCCTTTCTTCACCATTTCCGGTTCGGACTTCGTCGAGATGTTCGTCGGTGTGGGTGCCAGCCGTGTGCGTGACATGTTCGAGCAGGCCAAAAAGCACGCCCCGTGCATTATCTTCATCGACGAGATCGACGCCGTTGGTCGCCATCGTGGCGCCGGTATGGGCGGCGGTCACGACGAGCGTGAGCAGACCCTCAACCAGTTGCTGGTCGAGATGGACGGCTTTGAAATGAACGATGGCATCATCGTCATCGCTGCCACCAACCGTCCGGACGTACTGGACCCGGCCCTGCTGCGTCCTGGCCGCTTCGACCGCCAGGTGGTGGTCGGCCTGCCAGACATCCGTGGTCGTGAGCAGATCCTCAAAGTACACATGCGCAAGGTTCCGATCGGCGAGAACGTCAACCCGGCAGTCATTGCCCGTGGTACTCCAGGCTTCTCCGGTGCTGACCTTGCCAACCTGGTCAACGAAGCCTCGCTGTTCGCTGCGCGCTCGAACAAGCGCCTGGTCGAGATGAAAGAGTTCGAACTGGCCAAAGACAAGATCATGATGGGCGCCGAGCGCAAGACCATGGTCATGTCCGAGAAGGAAAAACAGAACACCGCTTACCACGAGGCCGGTCACGCCATCGTTGGTCGCCTGGTGCCTGAGCATGACCCGGTTTACAAGGTCTCGATCATCCCGCGCGGTCGCGCCCTGGGTGTGACCATGTTCCTGCCCGAGGAAGACCGTTACAGCCTGTCCAAGCGTGCACTGATCAGCCAGATCTGCTCGCTGTACGGTGGCCGTATCGCCGAAGAAATGACCTTGGGCTTCGACGGTGTTACCACCGGTGCCTCGAACGACATCATGCGTGCCAGCCAGATTGCCCGGAACATGGTCACCAAGTGGGGCCTGTCCGAGAAGCTCGGCCCGTTGATGTATGCCGAAGAAGAGGGCGAGGTTTTCCTCGGCCGCAGCGCCGGCAGCCAGCACGCCAGTGTTTCTGGCGAAACGGCCAAGCTGATCGACTCGGAAGTGCGCAGCATCATTGACCAGTGCTATGCCACTGCCAAACAGCTGCTGACCGACAACCGCGACAAGCTCGATGCCATGGCCGAAGCGCTGATGAAGTACGAGACCATCGACGCCGACCAGATCGACGACATCATGTCCGGTCGTACGCCTCGCGAGCCGCGTGACTGGGATGACGACAAGACTTCGGGCACGCCTGCTGCCCAGAATGATCGCCCTGAATCGCCGATCGGCGGCCCAGCGGCTCAACACTAA
- the folP gene encoding dihydropteroate synthase, with amino-acid sequence MSSKLYPTRLPCGNRVLDLSRTHVMGILNITPDSFSDGGRFSQRDEALRHAEAMVAAGATLIDIGGESTRPGARAVSVTEELERVAPMVEAINSRLDVVISVDTSTPAVIRESARLGAGLINDVRALERDGALDAAADTGLPVCLMHMRGEPGNMQDDPHYEDVTADVTRYLEQRMAACAAAGIGAERIILDPGFGFAKTLAHNLSLFKHMEALYSLGRPLLVGVSRKSMIGLTLDRPVGERLYGSLALAALAMTKGASILRVHDVAETADVVRMIAAVQNAE; translated from the coding sequence ATGAGCTCTAAGCTGTACCCGACCCGGTTGCCTTGCGGCAACCGGGTTCTTGATTTGTCCCGTACCCATGTCATGGGTATCCTCAACATCACCCCCGATTCTTTCTCTGATGGCGGGCGCTTCAGTCAGCGCGACGAGGCTCTGCGTCATGCAGAAGCCATGGTTGCGGCGGGCGCAACGCTGATCGACATCGGCGGCGAGTCGACTCGTCCGGGCGCCCGTGCGGTCTCGGTGACCGAGGAGCTCGAGCGTGTGGCGCCGATGGTCGAAGCGATCAATAGTCGCCTTGATGTGGTCATTTCGGTCGATACCTCCACGCCTGCCGTCATACGTGAGTCGGCTCGCCTCGGTGCTGGCCTGATCAACGACGTGCGTGCGCTGGAGCGCGATGGCGCCCTCGACGCCGCTGCAGATACCGGGCTGCCGGTGTGCCTGATGCACATGCGCGGTGAGCCGGGGAACATGCAGGACGACCCGCATTACGAGGATGTGACCGCCGATGTAACGCGCTATCTTGAACAGCGGATGGCGGCTTGCGCAGCAGCGGGTATCGGTGCCGAACGCATCATCCTCGACCCGGGTTTCGGGTTCGCCAAGACACTGGCGCATAACCTGAGCCTGTTCAAGCATATGGAAGCACTTTACAGTCTCGGGCGCCCGTTGCTGGTGGGTGTTTCACGCAAGAGCATGATCGGCCTGACGCTGGATCGTCCGGTTGGTGAGCGGCTGTACGGCAGCCTGGCGCTGGCGGCTTTGGCCATGACCAAGGGTGCCAGCATTCTGCGCGTCCATGATGTGGCCGAGACCGCCGATGTGGTACGCATGATTGCTGCGGTACAGAACGCCGAATAA
- the greA gene encoding transcription elongation factor GreA: MSITKYPMTVQGARALEEEHLFLSKTERPRLSQAIGEARELGDLKENAEYHAAREEQGMVEARIRDIEGRLQNSVVIDVTTIPHTGKVIFGTTVVLANTETDEEVSYQIVGEDEADVKQGKLSSGAPIARAIIGKEEGDTVVVKTPSGSVEYEIVEVKHI, from the coding sequence ATGAGCATTACCAAGTATCCGATGACCGTTCAGGGCGCTCGCGCCCTGGAAGAGGAACACCTGTTCCTGAGCAAGACCGAGCGCCCGCGCCTGAGTCAGGCCATTGGCGAAGCACGCGAACTGGGCGACCTCAAGGAAAATGCCGAATACCATGCCGCCCGTGAGGAGCAGGGCATGGTCGAGGCGCGTATCCGCGACATCGAAGGCCGTCTGCAGAACTCGGTAGTGATCGATGTGACCACTATCCCTCACACCGGCAAGGTGATTTTCGGCACCACTGTGGTGCTGGCCAACACTGAAACCGATGAAGAGGTGAGCTACCAGATCGTTGGTGAGGATGAAGCCGACGTGAAGCAAGGCAAGCTCTCGAGCGGCGCACCGATCGCCCGTGCCATCATCGGCAAGGAAGAAGGTGATACTGTCGTCGTCAAGACGCCAAGCGGCTCGGTCGAGTACGAGATTGTCGAAGTCAAGCACATCTGA
- the rlmE gene encoding 23S rRNA (uridine(2552)-2'-O)-methyltransferase RlmE produces the protein MVQRSKSSANWLREHFNDPFVKQAQKDGYRSRASYKLLEIQEKDRLIRPGMSVIDLGAAPGGWSQVTSRLIGGQGRLIASDILEMDSIPDVTFIQGDFTQDEVLQQILDAVGDSHVDLVISDMAPNMSGTPEVDMPRAMFLCELALDLATRVLKPGGDFLIKIFQGEGFDMYLKDVRTKFDKVQMRKPSSSRDRSREQYLLGKGFKGA, from the coding sequence GTGGTACAACGTTCCAAAAGCAGCGCTAACTGGCTGCGAGAGCATTTTAACGACCCTTTTGTTAAGCAGGCGCAGAAGGATGGCTACCGCTCGCGTGCGAGCTACAAACTGCTTGAGATCCAGGAGAAAGACCGCCTGATCCGCCCAGGCATGAGCGTGATCGACCTGGGCGCGGCGCCGGGTGGCTGGTCGCAAGTGACCAGTCGTCTGATTGGTGGCCAGGGCCGTCTGATCGCTTCGGACATCCTGGAAATGGACTCGATCCCGGACGTTACCTTTATTCAGGGCGACTTCACCCAGGATGAGGTCTTGCAGCAGATCCTCGATGCGGTCGGTGATTCGCACGTAGACCTTGTGATTTCCGACATGGCCCCCAATATGAGTGGTACGCCTGAGGTGGACATGCCGCGCGCCATGTTCCTCTGTGAGTTGGCCCTGGACCTGGCAACCCGTGTGCTCAAGCCCGGCGGTGATTTTCTGATCAAGATTTTCCAGGGCGAAGGCTTTGACATGTACCTGAAGGATGTGCGCACCAAGTTCGACAAGGTGCAGATGCGCAAGCCGTCCTCTTCGCGGGATCGCTCGCGTGAACAGTACCTGTTGGGTAAGGGTTTCAAGGGCGCTTGA
- the yhbY gene encoding ribosome assembly RNA-binding protein YhbY, with protein MPLNNEQKKQYKSIGHDLKPVLIVAGNGLNEGVIAELERALVDHELIKVEIRSEDREERAETIAELCKAGRAELVQTIGKKALIYRKNPQPNKQLSNIHRYK; from the coding sequence ATGCCGCTCAATAACGAGCAGAAGAAGCAATACAAATCCATTGGTCATGACCTGAAACCGGTCCTGATCGTTGCTGGCAACGGTTTGAATGAAGGCGTGATCGCCGAACTGGAGCGCGCACTGGTCGACCACGAGCTGATCAAGGTCGAAATTCGCTCGGAAGATCGCGAAGAGCGCGCCGAGACCATCGCAGAGCTGTGCAAGGCCGGCCGCGCCGAGCTGGTGCAGACCATCGGCAAGAAAGCGCTGATCTACCGCAAGAACCCACAGCCGAACAAACAGCTGTCCAACATCCACCGCTACAAGTAA